The window TTAAACTTAACTCTTTTAAAAAAAAGTCAAACACAAATTCATGACTAGCCGTTGACGTCCTCGTCGATGCCGCTGCCGTCACACCTGGAGTCGTCGTTGGAGAAAAGATCGATGACCGACGCACTGACGGCCCGACTGCGTCGGTCTTCCCAACTTGTCTAGTTCGAACTGTCGGCGCTCCTCCTAGACGTGCTCCGGATATTGGCGGCGGAGCTCCGCTATGTACTCCTTGTCGCCGTGCTCAGCCTCGAGGCGCTCGCGGGCCTCCCTGTCCTCCTACATCTCGCGTGTGAAGGCCACTCCGGGGTCGATAGGGGCTAAATCAGGCATGGCGGCGCTATAGGGGAAGTTGAGCCGCGCTAACGCGTCATGGAGGCACACTGACAGGGGAAGTTGAGCAGCGCTGACACGTCATGGAGGCACACTGACTGCATGTTGTACGCCCGCGATGCATACACCACAGACTGGTAGGAGCCAATCCAAATGTGTGGGTGGGTTTCGCGGTCCATGATCTCGGCTAGCCCCCACGGTTGATGACGCGTGTCGAGCTACATCCTGTGTGTCGCCAGCGAGGTGGCGGGATAGGGAGCCAGGAGAAGGATGCGCCGCCATGACCTTGGACTCGGGACGCTGTGTGGGATGGCATGGAACGACATTTCTAACTGGCGGCAGGGACCTACATAGATTGGATCTGtgtgcggcggggcggcgccggagtggATGCGAGGTGCTCAAGTAGGGTTACAGTAGGGATTGGGCGGGGGCGGAGTGGATGAGGTTGAGCGGTGGGAGGTACTCTAGAGATGGGTGAGCAAGTGTATTTAATAGTTGGGGCAAGCGCGGAGTAAAGAGTTTATACTCCTGTAACGCGTACAAGAGATCGGTTAGGTGCGGTCTAGAGAGCTAAACCGGAATTCTACTCCTCCAACACCTTTTATTCCCTTTTATTATATTATTTATGCTGTCATGATATTTGATGAAACAGTAATGCTAAAAATCCGAGGTCAGAGTTTTAAGCATGGTAAATCAATGTTTTTGTGAGGATGACTCACGATAAAGATTTGGCATGCTTGTTAATTTTTTTTGCCATCCACATGATAATATAATTTGTCATCTCAGGTGTTTGATTTGCCATGCTAAAAAATTAGACGTCTTGATTAAGATGTAGGAAGTTTTTCCCACAAAATAAAAAATTACCCGAACTGAATTGACAACTGCACTGTCTGATGCATGTGCAGGCGTGTAACcatttctttttttttgaaacttttGTAAACTTTATTTAATCATCCCAAGCTGGGATTTCCTCCGTGATAACACTCAAAATACAGTCATGTGGAGCTTGTAACCAAACCTTACATAAATTATTAACGACACCCTCTCTAGCTAACAAGTGAGCTGCTTTATTTGCTGATCGACGAGCCCATGTAACCCTCCAGCTTTCCCTCATGGCCAACAACTGCTTAACTTCTTCGGTGACTGGTCCCAGCGAGGATAGGTCCTTCTCCTTGCTCTGTAGCTTGCAAACTATCTCGCGACAGTCCATTTCTACATGCAGATTAGGTATATTAAGCTCAACGGCAAGTTGCACTGCTCTTCTACAGGCAGAAAGCTCCACCCTTGCTGGTTCCTGACACTGCGGGAATATGTGACAAGCTCCGCCCAGAAAAGCACCCTCCTGGTTCCGAAGCACAATGCCCGCTCCTCCCATCTCTCCCACTCTGGAAATTGCCGCatccacattaactttcacccatccCTCGTCAGGCGGTCTCCATTTCTCACATGGTGCTGCATTGGATTGCTTGCTCTTGCGCCCATGAATGGATTGCCACTCACACATAAGGTGGAAAACTCTTCTCGCTATCGCTTCTGCATCTTCTATTCTCTGTCCGTCTCTTGCGTTGTTCCGGGCCAGCCAGAGCGCATACACCCCCTGGATCATGACCGCCATCTCATCGTCTGTCGCCACCGCAAACCAAGACAAGAGCCACCTCATTAACGCACTCTGAGGGCTGGCTGACTCTGTTGGGATCGCCACCAGCACCCCCAATTCCAAGTGCATAATCTTCCAGAATTTCAATGAGTGAAAGCAGCCCCAAAATCTGTGATAGATTGTTTCTTCTCTGCCACACGCTATACAGGAAACACCATCCTTGATCTTCCTCCATTTGAGTTTAGTCCCCACCGCCAGGCCATTCCGTAGCAGCCGCCACATATGTGTTTTCACCTTCCCTGGCGCGACGGTATCCCATAAACACATCCACGCCTTGTGGTCCTGTATCGCGGATGAGGCCTCCAGCCGGCCTACTTTGAGTCGTTTCTGTAGCATCTGCAAGTGATAGGCAGACCTTACTGTAAACACCCCATTTTTGGTGTAATTCCACGCTAGGTAGTCCTCCACACTTGGTCCACCAATTGGGATCCAGATTATCTCACTAGCTTCGTCCGGAGGGAACATTGCATACACTTTCTCTTGATCCCATGCGGTGTCGTTCTCGCATAACAGGTCGCACACCCTAGTTATTCCATGGATATAAGTTTGGCCCAGTGGCCTTAGACTTCCAGTCCTTGGTATCCAATTATCATGGTGCACTTTTATTGTAGCACCATCCCCTATTCTCCAGATGAGTCCCTCTAGTAGCAGGTCCCTCCCATGTAGTATGCTTCTGAAGGTGAATGATCCACCACTAGGGCAAGTTGCATTAATAATCGACCCCTCCACAAAATATCGTGCTTTTAGAACAGGTGCACATAGTGTCTCCGGTTGCTTCGGCATTCTCCAGGCCTGCCTTGCGAGCATCGCTTGGTTGAAGGCTTCAGGGTCCCGAAAACCGAGTCCTCCCTCATGTTTCCTTGTACACATTTTATCCCAATCCAGTGCACCTTCTTCTTTCCATTAGCTTCCCCCCACCAGAAGCTTGATGAGATAGTTGAAAGATTCCTGCACATTTTCTTTGTTAGTTGGAAGCAACTCATGGTAAAAGCTGGTGTTGACTGAAGGCCTGACTTCACAAGAACCTCTCTGGCTGTTTTGGACAACCCTTGCCCCTTCCATCCTGTTACTTTTCCTCTTGCACACTCCCTGACATACCTGAAGGTACCATCCTTCGATTTGCCGACAATAGTTGGAAGCCCTAGATACCTCTCGGACAATGCTTCCGCTGATATACCGCTGACCCGATGCAACTCATCCTTGTTTGCTTTGGATATACCCTTGCCAAAAAAGATGGCAGATTTTTGGAGGTTTACTTTCTGACCTGAGGCCGCTTCATAGTCCTACAAAATAACTCGGAGTGCATCAAAGTTCTCTGCGGATCCCTCCAAGAATACCACACTGTCATCTGCAAAACAAGAGGTGAGTGATAGTCAGTCCCCCACTCCCAAAGGAAACCCCCTTTATATCATTTTGCCTCTGTGCATTCTTTAGCATTGCTGAGAATCCCTCTACACAGAATAGGAAAAGATACGGGGAGAGCAGATCCCCTTGTCTAAGCCCACGAGATGGGAGAAACCCGTATGAGACGCCACCATTTAACTTAACTGAAAAAGAAGTTGTTCTGACACATCTCATGACCATCTTCGTCCAGTGACTAGAGAAGCCAATTTTCATCATCATTTGCTCAAGGAAATCCCACTCCACTCTATTGTAGGATTTCATCATGTCTAGCTTCACGGCGCACAGAGGTTTCTTCTGCTTTCTCCTTCTGATAGCATGCACACATTCATAGGCCACCAAGACATTGTCCGTAATTAATCTGCCAGGTACGAATGCGCTTTGTTCCTCTGAGATCATGAAAGGTAAAACCACCTTTAGCCGGTTGGCCAGTGCTTTCGCGGCGATCTTATATAAAACATTGCATAAACTAATTGGGCGAAATTGTGAAAGTAGCTCCGGTGAGCTTACTTTTGGAATCATCACTATGACCGTATCGTTGAAACCCATCAGAGCTGCCTGGCTAGCAAGAAACTCGCGGATCGCCCCACACACGTCCTCTTTTAACAAAGCCCAGTGCTTTTGGTAGAACATGGCCGGAAGCCCGTCCGGTCCCGGTGCCTTCATGGGTCCCATCTGGAAGAGGGCAGCCTCTATTTCCTCGTCAGTGAATGGCTCACACAGCTTGGCATTCATTGCTTCTGTAACTGCACCATCTATATGCTGCAACACTTTCTCCGAATCCCGCGAGCCTTCCAAAGTGAATAGCTGTTCGTAGAACTGTGCCTCCATCGTCCTCATCCCATCATCATCCATGCACCTGGACCCGTCTTCTCCGATCAAAGCTTTGACCGTATTCTTTCTCTTTCGGTGTGAGGACCGATTCTGAAAATACTTCGTGTTTTGATCCCCCTCCGTCAGCCAGTCAACCCGCGATCTTTGTTTGTACTAGATCTCCTCACGTTCATAGAGCTCGTGTAACTGGTCCACTATATCCTTCACCTCCTGTCTGTATCCTGATCGTGCAGCCCACTCTTTGGCCTCCACTATTTGCACTTTCAAGTGCGCAATCTGCTTTTTGATAGACCCAAAGACATGGCGGCTCCATCTCTGCATGTCCCCGGACGTGGCCTTAATGTGGCTGCATGCGCCGGCAAGAGCACCAGTCTCATGATTGGTTGCAAGGGAAGCGGCCCATGCAAATGCCACCATCGTTTCGTATCCCTCATGCCGAGCCCATGCCGCCTCAGAGACAAGAGGCCGCTGCCCTCCCGAGTGCTTCGCAGCCAGTGCCGCTTGCACCTTGACAACAATCGCCTGGTGATCCGATTCCTCGGTCATGACATTTACAACTTCGACTGCCGGGAAAAGCTATGCAAAGTCAGCGTTGCAGGTGGCCCGGTCCAATCTCACTTGCACGTTCTCGTTGCCATCTCTTTTGTTATCCCATGTGAATGGATATCCCGAGTAGCCTATATCCGCAAGCCCGCAGTCGGACAAGCATTCGGCGAAACTCTCCATTTGGCTCAAACACCTTAGGTTACCACCCAACTGCTCTTTCTGGAGAAGAGCCTCGTTGTAGTCCCCCGCACATAGCCATGGGAGATTATCCGGTGCTCGTAAGTACCGAAGTACATCCCAGGTCTTCTTCCTATTCTCCACACATGGCTCCCCATAGATTCCAGTGAATCTAAAGGTGACACCATCCAGCACAACTTGGGCATCGATGTAGTATTGGCACCACGGCCTCACCGTCACATCCACATGTTCTCTCCACCATAACGCCAGCCCCCACTCTTGCCATTGCAGTTCACAGCAACTCAATGCCTGAATCCTAGGCTCCACTTCAATCTCTCCATCGCTCCTGCTGTTTTTTTAGTTTCTGATAAAAAAACACCGTTGGGTTGTATGACCTAACCAGGTCCTGTAATTCGCCTACCGTCGGGTCCAACCCCAACCCCCGACAGTTCCAGGCTAAGATGTTCATTGCTCCCGGCGGCCTTGCGCCCTAGCAGGGTCCGCCGATGTACCTTCACATTCGGTTAAACGTTCGAAAACTGATGCTGTCTTCTGCCTTGTGTCACGGATGAAAGAGTCATGCCCTTCCTGATTGTCCCCTCCCTCCTTTGGTTTCCACACCTGTCTTGGTCTCCTCTTTCTAGAGTGAGGAGGGACTTGGAAGCTGTCTCCCTTCCCCCCATGCTCTGCAGTGTTCTGCCTAGGTTTGCGAACATAATATCCTCTTCTCCTCTCATTAGGGTAATGCGGGGTATACCCATAGTTCATCTCTCTTTCTCTATTAGTTTCTCTATTAGCGTAAGCACCCTCCCATCGACGACGctcaaagagaagaaaaaaaaggcgtgCAACCACTCGTGTGCACGTACTACAGTTCGCCTCTCTCGCGTCCCCAGTGCCTACCCAAACCCCCCGTTTCCGTCACGTGCACGCCTACTCCGCACGAACCGTGTACCCTAGCGCCCCACACCCTAAGCGCGGGCCCCGCGCACCGCACACGTGGGGTACCCTCCAAAGTGGGTACCCGTAGGATTCCACTTCCACGCAGCCTCCAAACGGATCGGGTGACCACACGCCGCGCCCGGCCCGCTCCGCCTGTCCAGTGTCGTTCGTTAGACTCGACTTAAATCGCCTCGGATCCTGCAAGGAGGAAAGGAATCCGAgccgggaggcgcccccacccccacccccaactTGCTCccccgctccccctcctcctcggcGTCTCCTCCCATTCCGGCCCCGCCGCCGCGCACGAGGTGCGGCCGCCGGTGCCGCCATCGCGGGGGGAAAGAAGCCGCGGGCGCTCCCTCCCCGTCCTCTCGATCGGCTCGGTTCCGGGTCTTCTGTGACCGGAATGCGCCGCCGCTGTACGTCTCGTTTGCTGTCTCAGTCCCTCTGTTTCGGTTTTTGTTTTGTGCGTGTTTTTCGGTTTTGTCCGAGTGTCAGGAACCCGTTCTTCCTGACGCTGTTGCGTGTGTTGGGATGTCGGGCTGCCCAAAAAAACCTTGCGAGATAAATCTCGATCGGTTTCAGCGTGAACAGTTTTTTGTTACTGTGGGGAAAACAATTAGATGGATGTTACTGTGGATTTTAGGTTCGGAAATGCCAAGGCAAGTTCCGAGCAATCTTGTTCTTGGGCACGGTTTTTCTTAAGAAATATTTCCGCGCCCACACATGAAAAAACCAGTTCACTGATGAAGTTGCAGTTACATTTACAGATTCCTTAAGGATGGGCGTTTCGGAAGTCAGTTTGGGATgggatttttttttaaaactatGAGATGGTTAAAACTAGTAGTAGATATGTAAAATTTCCGGACTTATGTCCTCTAAAATTATTGGCTAGTGGCCACTGGTAGTGGCGCTGACGGTTTGTGCGCTCTTTGCATACGGTTCAGAGGAATTATCTTGGTAGGAGCATGTGGATAGACGAATGATGTCAGGGCGCCAATGATCGTGTCATGATATGTGGAGCGTGGACCCAAATCCTTTTGTAAAGCTTATCTTGAGAAATACAGTTTGCATTATAAGTTGGTGTTTTTTGGAGAGAGTTGTTGATGACATCATGATCTTGTTTATGTCATAATAATACTATTAGGGCGTCTGTCGAACTGAACCAAGTGCTGCTACTACTCTTGGGTTTTTGTGACCATGGAGTTCTGTAGTAAGCCATCTAGGATTCAGCATGCAGCCCTGCACATTGCTGTGAATATTCTATCCTCCTTTTGTAATTTAGCGTGAAACAACTGTAGTATTTAGTGACCAAAATAAGTGCTTGGATGGAGCGTTGTGGGCAGTTAGCTAAGCGCAACAATCAAAGATGAACATACTACTTGCAACTTAGTTGTTTCTTAGTTGCAGGAGTATAAATATATGCACTCTTTTATATTTTAGTATGATTTATTGGTTGTCTTGCTCATTTCTGTATATCTGATTGGGATTCCACGGTAGAGAGAGAATGTAATGGTACAGCGCACTCTTACGCCTTTTCTTGCACTCAGCACAGTCTACGACTGTAGTCTGATTAAAAAAAATCACAATAGGCTGTATCATTTGTTGCATTTTCTTGCTTATTAGTAATTTCTTGGCTTTCATTGTCCAGGTTATATTTCTTATTGATCTTTGCAATTCGTGGTCGCAGAACTACTCGACATCGACTTTTTTCATCTCGGTATTTAGTGACATCTCGTTACATGGAGGAGTATTTAAGTAGGAGATCCAAAACAGCAATGGGGTTTCTCAGAAGAGGTTCTGGCATAAATCGAAGCCCTGAAGAGACAACCGGTCAGAACACTGATGTACAGGGAAGCACTTCAAGAGTCAATCCTATGAAAACCAGGCTGGCTGATAATCAGGAGAGACCAAGATACTTACATGGCTCATATAAATATGCAAGCTCAAATGTCATGTCTGGAAGCTCTTCCAAATTTCCTAAGAACTTTCCCCTTAGGAAATTTGGTGAGGAAAAGCGAAGGCAGACTTTGTTCGATGGGGCTGACGTTGCTGAAAGTAGTAGAAGAAAGTCCGATGCCAGGTATCTGGAGGGTAGTAAGAAACTCGTTGTAGAGAATCAGAGTTCACATGCTCCACAGACTGAGACAGAAAGATTAACTGCCAAAGATGATGAACTGACAGCACCTGATCCTGAGGTTTCACATTCTGCTGGTTTTTCAGGTATGCATGCACGTACAGCTGAGTCCTTGGTAAGGAGTGCTTCACTAAGTTCTTGCTCTTCGTCATTTAGTAATCAGCCTAGTATACCTAGAATTCCTATCGCTGGTGTGAAGCCATCAAATAGTCTTGTTAGTGGAGAACAGAGACGTGGACCACGTGGTCTTAAAAACCTTAGTTGCACTTCAGTCTCTGATGTTCTGCCATCTGGATGCTCGTCTGATTCTGTTCGTACTAGTAGCTTTGATGCTATGAGAAAGAGAACTTCTGATGGGGAAAGCTCTTCCAGATCAAGAGTCATAAGTGATCCATCCAGTTTAGGTCATTCACATACAATATATCCTAGCATTAGTGGTCCTAGAATCAGAACTACCGAAGAATCAGTTCGGCAACAAACATTACGAAGCCGCAGTAGAAATATTCAGGATTCAGCAGTATCAGTAAGGACAAGACGGACTTCTCCTAGAGACACTAGGTTCAGGTTGTCTGAGGAAAGAGAGGATGCCATGTTTCATCTGAATGAGTCTACCGCAGGGAATCAACAGTCAGTTGGTGCTGATTTTTCTGTGGAAGAGGATTCTTCAGAAAGCTCCATAAGACCAGTTTCTGTGGAACTACCTCATGCAATTTACTCATCTAGTCGTCAGGGATCGAGTACTCGGACTGCCAGGAGAACATCAAGCTCTCGTTTTGAGCAAAGCCCCCCACAAACATTTCGCAGTCTGGCAAGGGAGAGAGGTGGACACAGACGCATAAACATGGAAGGCATTGCAGAGGTCCTTTTCCAAAACACTTTTTTATATTGTTCCAGTTGTATTGTTCTTGTAGATAGGTTTTATGTAGGATTAAATCCATCATTTTGATAATGATTTTGCTAAAGACTATGCACTATGACTATGGATGTGGTACAAGTGTTTTTTTCTCATGTATGTGTATGTAGGTATTGCTAGTGCTGGAGAGGATTGAACAAGAAGCTGAGCTTACTTATGAGGTTAGTTAGTTTGACGTCATGTTTGTAAATTTCTTGCCGTCTACCTTTTCGCTGAACATGGATAACATGTTAGCAGCAATTGCGGGTACTGGAGACAAATCTGTTACTTGGTGCCTTCGCCTCGCATGATCAGCATAGCGACATGCGGATGGATATTGACAACATGTCCTATGAGGTATTATTTTTGTCACGTCTAATTCTGACTAAAGGGATTCATTCATTACAGAAGTGTGTTTCTTTGGGGAACTCTTCTTCCCTCCCTTTATGATTTGCGTAAATTTGACAATTCATGAGACAAGTTCTGGTATGTATTCTATTCAAGGGGCATTTGTGTTTCCTTCTTCTGAACAGGAACTATTAGCATTAGAAGAGAGAATAGGATACGTAAGTACTGCTCTTTCTGAAGAACAGTTTGCAAAATGTATCAGAAGGCGTTTATATAGACCAGTTGCTGCAAAAGGAAACAGATCAGTCATAGATGACATCAAATGCAGCATATGCCAGGTAAACATGTACCAACTGGATCCTATTGCTTCTACATGGAATACAGTAAAATAAAAACCTTACAGTTACTGAATATTGTTTTGCATCTATCATTCTTAGAAAAAAATTTGCTATCAAGGTGGATATGTTGACTTTCTTGCGTTTAATGTCCTGATTAATCTTCTTGCATATAACAGAAAGAACGCTTTCAAAACCGCCATGATCCTCCTGTTAAAGAAAACGTCGTGATCCCACTATCCTAGTACCTGCTTTCTTTTTGCCATGTATATCCAAGTGTCTCATCATGAAAATGACCAGCTACTTTATTAGGTGTTTGGTTCTTGTCAATGCATTAAATACTGTTCATACTTAAGTTGGCATCATCCTTACTTCTCATTCCTTACAAATGTTTCCACTGAACGAAGTTGTCGTCTGAGTCTGAATCTTCCTCCGGCAACAACGCCAATTATCTCCCTGTCTGCTGTGCAAAATAGTCCGATAGGCTAACGGGGACTACCTAACTGATTTTTATCTAAAGAAAAGGGTAGGATTATTAGTTGACCTGTAAACGCTTGCTGAAATGGAAATGGGTTTGCTGTTCTTGTTCCAGGAGGAGTTCGTGAAGAGCGAAGAGGTTGGCAGGTTGCCGTGTGAGCACCAGTACCATGTGTGCTGCATTCGCCAGTGGCTCCTGCAGAAGAACTGGTGCCCAGTCTGTAAAACTCCAGCGCTGCCCTCTCTGAACTGAACTGAACATCCTGTAGGAGCTGAGGTCTCAAACCTGTAAATAAATTACTATGTGATGTTAAGTAGTCGTGGTTCGTGGACCTGTGAATAATCTTGGTTGGGCTCACTCCAGTTTGTGAATGTCGAAATGGATTGTGTCCTGTGAACGCTGCAGTTTGTGAATCTCAGACTGTTATTATGAGTTGCACTGAAGATAGAGCTTTGCCATTTGCCAATCGAGTGCTAGTTTGAACCGTCAACAAAAAGCACACGCCAAATCGACCGGCTATATAGGTTGCTTAGGCACATTTGGGTGACCTGGACGCTGAGCTAGGTGACTTGGGGCAGGTCAACATTTGGCAAGTAGAATAGGGCTAATCAAGTCCTCCCTCCGGACGAGAATGTAAGTGAAATTTAGATTGTTAATTTAACTAGCAAAACATGTACAATATGTCGTAAAAACATTTGTTTAGAAACTTCATTCGATTGATAAATCTCAATATATAGGTACAACGCCCATCACAAACACTAGCCTAGCCCCGCCGCTGGCCAATCCGGCCACGGTGGCCACCGCCGACCACACTCCCCGGCTAAAGATATCTAACATGCCTCTGTCCCTAGGAACGTGATGCTTAGGTGCGAGGGGAAACACAAGCAGGAGATCGAGAAAAGAAATCATACGGATTGCAACCTACATATGAAGAATCTGCTTCATTGTTCCCACCATCTATATCAGATGTTTAATAAGAATAGGAATCGAATAAGCTGCTTATTGACTGAGGAAGCAATTGAAAACAAAGGAAGGGTGATGCTTGTTAAACAAAGCTGCGGCGGCCACCTAGCTTCTACCCTCAGCCACTTCTAGTCTCCTTGGCAAGTCATGTTGCTGTCAGATCTTCGTTTTGAGAGAGGCCACGCTTTCGAAGACCGCATTTGGCGCTCTCTGCATCCTCCAATCAACTTCACGACAGAAAATGGGCAGAGGGAATTCTTTCTGGTGGTTGAGTTTACAAGATCCAAGATCCACCTCACAGAGGAATCAGCAGGTACAATTCTTCTCTCTTGCTTTGGAGGACAAGCCTCACtcttcaaagttcagaaaattcgtGATTCATTGTTCAAGTTCTCGGTATCCTCCATCAACGTTGGTTTTGCTATCTACAATGGGGGGAACATCTCGCCGCCTGAATTCAACCTAGCTTTCTCCTCTAGGGTCCAAATGGGCCAAAGCATCAATCACTGCCAGATCCTGAGCAAGATGATGGTTGGATGGTAATCTCTCGTTCAAGGAATCAAAATTCATATCCAGATGCTGTTCGAGCCCCAaggtattatcatgctagaaatagCCATCAGAATCAAAGAAATAACAAAGCTACATCAACGATAGAAGTTACAACTGTCTTTGACAGGCTTCAATTCCCAACTGATGGCAATAATGACGCGGGAATTTTGCCAATTCAAAACAGAGCGGGTGCTGAAACAGGTAATACTAACACCTCAAGGCCCAGTAAAGCCCAGTCAAAAGCCTTCTGCGTTCGGTGTCTCCTGGTGGGCCATGAGAGACCGGCCTGCAAAAACAAAATTCGATGCCGTAATTGTAAAGAGTGGGGCCACGTTGCCAGTGACCGTCGATCAGCCTTCTGCTCCCTTTCTACGTCAAATGCCTGTTCGCCTCAGTATCTGCTCCTCCTGCTGCAAACCCTGTTAATGGTGCGATTGTGGTGCCTTCTTCGAGGAATGCTATCGTTGTTTTCAACAATCAAGACCCCAGAGTTACTCCCTACCTAACAATCCAGATAGAACAGAAGTTTAGGCCTCTAGCTCGACCACACTTCCCCCTCCACCTCCTTTGACAGCCAGCA is drawn from Triticum dicoccoides isolate Atlit2015 ecotype Zavitan chromosome 6B, WEW_v2.0, whole genome shotgun sequence and contains these coding sequences:
- the LOC119323176 gene encoding E3 ubiquitin-protein ligase RLIM-like, which codes for MEEYLSRRSKTAMGFLRRGSGINRSPEETTGQNTDVQGSTSRVNPMKTRLADNQERPRYLHGSYKYASSNVMSGSSSKFPKNFPLRKFGEEKRRQTLFDGADVAESSRRKSDARYLEGSKKLVVENQSSHAPQTETERLTAKDDELTAPDPEVSHSAGFSGMHARTAESLVRSASLSSCSSSFSNQPSIPRIPIAGVKPSNSLVSGEQRRGPRGLKNLSCTSVSDVLPSGCSSDSVRTSSFDAMRKRTSDGESSSRSRVISDPSSLGHSHTIYPSISGPRIRTTEESVRQQTLRSRSRNIQDSAVSVRTRRTSPRDTRFRLSEEREDAMFHLNESTAGNQQSVGADFSVEEDSSESSIRPVSVELPHAIYSSSRQGSSTRTARRTSSSRFEQSPPQTFRSLARERGGHRRINMEGIAEVLLVLERIEQEAELTYEQLRVLETNLLLGAFASHDQHSDMRMDIDNMSYEELLALEERIGYVSTALSEEQFAKCIRRRLYRPVAAKGNRSVIDDIKCSICQEEFVKSEEVGRLPCEHQYHVCCIRQWLLQKNWCPVCKTPALPSLN